The following are encoded in a window of bacterium BMS3Abin14 genomic DNA:
- the rplL gene encoding 50S ribosomal protein L7/L12, producing the protein MADVTKNDVVKFIENMTVLEMAEFVKELEEKFGVSAAVPVAVAAAAPGAVAEAEEKTEFDVILSEIGGEKIKVIKVVRALTGLGLKEAKDVVDGAPGPVKEGVSRDEAEDAKKQLEEVGAKVDVK; encoded by the coding sequence ATGGCTGATGTTACGAAGAATGACGTAGTCAAATTTATTGAGAATATGACCGTTCTGGAGATGGCGGAATTTGTCAAGGAACTGGAGGAAAAGTTTGGAGTGAGTGCAGCCGTTCCGGTCGCTGTTGCCGCTGCGGCCCCGGGCGCTGTTGCCGAGGCAGAGGAGAAGACAGAATTTGACGTTATCCTCTCCGAGATCGGAGGCGAGAAGATCAAGGTTATCAAGGTGGTCCGGGCGCTCACCGGGCTTGGGCTCAAGGAGGCCAAGGATGTGGTTGACGGCGCTCCCGGCCCCGTCAAGGAAGGTGTCTCCAGGGATGAGGCTGAGGATGCAAAAAAGCAGCTCGAGGAAGTTGGGGCCAAGG
- the rplJ gene encoding 50S ribosomal protein L10, which yields MGRTDRDKQVEELHSLFSEMRMAVLADYRGLTVADLSELRIRLREVQGRFRVVKNTLSIRAADGTPLESVKEHFVGPVGILFTEGDPVGPAKALVHFMKTNENLEIKAGILAGKVLGLSEIRTLADLPDRDTLLATTLATFQAPAEGFVRLLSEIPGSFVRVLDAIRTLKDAA from the coding sequence TTGGGCCGCACCGATCGAGACAAACAAGTTGAGGAACTGCACAGCCTTTTCAGCGAGATGAGAATGGCCGTCCTCGCGGATTACCGCGGTTTGACGGTTGCCGATTTGTCTGAATTGCGCATTCGGCTTCGTGAAGTTCAGGGCAGGTTCCGTGTCGTGAAAAACACCCTGTCCATTCGCGCCGCCGACGGTACCCCTTTGGAATCCGTCAAAGAACATTTCGTGGGCCCGGTGGGCATACTTTTCACAGAGGGTGACCCGGTGGGGCCTGCCAAGGCGCTCGTTCACTTCATGAAGACCAACGAAAACCTCGAAATCAAGGCAGGGATTCTCGCCGGAAAGGTCCTTGGCCTGAGCGAGATCCGCACGCTGGCTGATCTCCCGGACAGAGACACACTGTTGGCCACAACGCTGGCAACCTTTCAGGCGCCTGCCGAGGGCTTTGTCCGGCTCCTTTCGGAGATTCCCGGCAGCTTTGTCAGAGTGCTGGATGCCATTCGAACGCTGAAGGACGCTGCGTGA